The DNA segment TTTCATAATGATTATCACCGATAAATTTAAATTCCCAAACCTATTATACAATTTTTCCATAAATTTAACTTTTAAGCTTAAAAAATATACAATCGATTTTAGTTAAATTTCACAAAAGGACGGACGTGAAAATCATCTCAAAACCATGCGGCGATTATCAAACCAATTGCTACGTCATATCCAAAAACGGGCGCGAGATTATCATTGATCCGGGTCAGAATTCGTTTGATTTCGTTATAAAAAATTCACACGCGCCGCTCACTATTTTAAACACCCACGGACACTTTGATCACATTTTTGACGACGTTAGCTTAAAAAATTTTTTTAATATCCCCGTGTATATCCATAATAACGATAATTTCATGCTGCAAAGCGATATTTGGGATATCGGTCAGCAAACGATGAGCGACGCGATCTGCGTAGGCGGGGCAAAATTTGAGGATGTAAAATTTACTATCGAAGACTTTGAGATCGAGTTTATGCACTTTCCGGGACATACGCCCGGATGCTGTATGGTGCGCGTGGATGAGGCGATTTTTAGCGGCGATTTTTTATTTAACGGCTCGATCGGGCGCTATGATTTTTTGTTTTCAAACGCCGAGGATATGCGTCAAAGCTTGCTAAAATGCAAAAAAATGCAAGGGGACTTCACGCTATATCCGGGTCACGGCGATAAAACGACGCTAAAAGCCGAGCAGGAAAATTTGGACTTTT comes from the Campylobacter rectus genome and includes:
- a CDS encoding MBL fold metallo-hydrolase translates to MKIISKPCGDYQTNCYVISKNGREIIIDPGQNSFDFVIKNSHAPLTILNTHGHFDHIFDDVSLKNFFNIPVYIHNNDNFMLQSDIWDIGQQTMSDAICVGGAKFEDVKFTIEDFEIEFMHFPGHTPGCCMVRVDEAIFSGDFLFNGSIGRYDFLFSNAEDMRQSLLKCKKMQGDFTLYPGHGDKTTLKAEQENLDFWIERLGE